One window from the genome of Echinicola vietnamensis DSM 17526 encodes:
- a CDS encoding nitrate reductase, translating to MSTAKPESYKSTCSYCGVGCGIIVNKDNKGRTTVEGDPDHPVNRGMLCSKGMNLHYVVEDKSDRLQYPQMRWGKSHPLERVDWDTALSRSAAVFKSIIKKHGPDAVAFYVSGQCLTEEYYLVNKLSKGFLKTNNIDTNSRLCMSSAVMGYIKTLGEDSVPISYEDIELADCFLVAGANPAWCHPILWRRVEKHKEENPDTKIIVVDPRVTQSCSLADLHLQLNPGTDEVLYLAIGRCLIENGDIDVDFIQHHADGFDAYKELVMETSLESAAATCGVPVEDIKLAASYIGDAKGFLSLWAMGLNQSAEGVNKNLALIDLNLITGHIGKPGSGPFSLTGQPNAMGGREVGGMATLLASHRNLMNPEHRQEVADFWGVDSLPDQPGKTATQIFEGLEEGSIKALWIICTNPLVSMPDARRVEAAMKKAKFVVVQDISAKAEAIPYADLVLPAAGWGEKEGTMTNSERRISYLNKFTDAPGEALPDAEILLKFAKKMNYSGFDFKNMAEVYAEYCQLTKGTNIDISGLDYDYLKSNGTVQWPFTDKSKGGTARLFTDKKFYTPNGRAQILANGPKNKTELPSDDYPLILTTGRIRDQWHTMTRTGKVSKLNKHIPTPFLEIHPEDAAERNLKDGETVLISGKRGEVRVHAQITDKIKKGVVFLPMHWGKILQNDFSRTNNLTGNGIDPVSKQPDFKFSTVQVAKYVKPRQKIVIVGAGAAAYRFINTYREFNQNDDIHVFSKEKHPFYNRVLLPDYVNRHKAWEDLLKFKNQGDMEKLNIQLYVENGIESIDRSNKTVTDEKGRVHHYDTLILATGSRAFVPPDMPMHLPGTFTMRSRYDADKLKEYLNYEGNVLIAGGGLLGLELAAALREINVGVTIVQLGSRLMERQLDPMASSLLRERIEEMGVKLYMNNQIAHLDSHEATKEVDVRLKSGQEIHCNAVVLAIGTRPNMELAKSAGLTCGRGIKVNDYLQTSDPSIFAMGEIAEHKGKLNGITAAAEMQADIAARFITGDLLSLYKGSIPMNILKFADLDLCSIGIPEVPANGEGYEEILLIDTAQTYYKKCIVHHDRLVGAILMGDKSEFAEFKGLIEEKTELSKKRQELLRGNANKEEMIGEMVCSCGNVGTGNISKAIQNGCHEFRQLCQQTGAGLGCGSCKPEVKSILETELPALVKA from the coding sequence ATGTCAACGGCCAAACCTGAAAGCTATAAAAGTACTTGTTCTTACTGTGGAGTAGGTTGTGGAATCATTGTCAACAAAGACAATAAAGGCAGAACCACTGTCGAAGGAGACCCTGACCACCCCGTAAACCGCGGCATGCTGTGCTCCAAGGGCATGAACCTGCATTACGTGGTAGAAGACAAGTCAGACCGACTGCAGTACCCCCAAATGCGCTGGGGCAAATCCCATCCACTGGAAAGAGTGGACTGGGACACGGCCTTAAGCCGGTCAGCGGCAGTTTTCAAGTCCATCATCAAAAAGCACGGCCCGGATGCCGTAGCCTTTTACGTCTCCGGCCAATGCCTTACGGAAGAATACTACTTGGTCAACAAGCTCTCCAAGGGCTTCTTAAAGACCAATAATATCGACACCAACTCCCGGCTATGCATGAGCTCGGCCGTCATGGGATATATCAAAACATTGGGAGAGGACAGTGTCCCGATCTCCTACGAAGACATCGAATTAGCAGATTGCTTCTTGGTGGCTGGTGCCAACCCCGCTTGGTGCCACCCCATTCTTTGGAGACGCGTCGAAAAGCATAAAGAAGAAAATCCAGATACCAAGATCATCGTGGTAGATCCACGGGTCACACAAAGCTGCTCGCTGGCAGACCTTCACCTTCAGCTAAATCCGGGCACCGATGAAGTCCTTTACTTGGCCATCGGCCGCTGCTTGATCGAAAACGGAGATATCGATGTGGACTTTATCCAACACCATGCCGATGGCTTCGATGCATACAAGGAGCTGGTCATGGAAACCTCCCTGGAATCGGCCGCGGCCACCTGTGGGGTACCTGTAGAAGACATTAAGCTGGCGGCCAGCTACATTGGCGATGCCAAAGGATTCCTTTCCCTATGGGCCATGGGGCTTAACCAAAGTGCTGAAGGAGTCAATAAAAATCTCGCCCTGATTGACCTGAACCTGATTACCGGACATATCGGCAAACCGGGATCTGGGCCTTTCAGCCTCACCGGACAACCCAACGCCATGGGTGGTCGGGAAGTAGGCGGAATGGCCACTTTACTTGCATCCCACCGAAACCTGATGAATCCGGAACACCGACAAGAAGTCGCTGATTTCTGGGGAGTGGACAGCCTACCGGACCAACCGGGAAAAACTGCCACGCAGATCTTTGAAGGCCTTGAAGAAGGGTCCATCAAAGCCCTATGGATCATCTGTACCAACCCGTTGGTCAGCATGCCGGATGCTCGCCGTGTGGAAGCAGCCATGAAAAAAGCCAAATTCGTGGTGGTTCAGGATATCTCTGCCAAAGCAGAGGCCATTCCATATGCTGACTTGGTCCTTCCTGCTGCAGGATGGGGTGAAAAAGAAGGCACCATGACCAATTCCGAACGTCGGATCAGCTACCTTAACAAGTTTACCGACGCTCCCGGAGAGGCCCTACCGGACGCTGAAATCCTACTGAAATTTGCCAAAAAGATGAATTACAGTGGATTTGACTTTAAAAACATGGCGGAGGTCTACGCCGAATATTGTCAACTCACCAAAGGAACCAATATTGATATTTCTGGCCTGGACTATGATTACCTAAAATCCAACGGCACCGTCCAATGGCCCTTTACCGACAAATCCAAAGGCGGTACCGCCAGACTATTTACAGATAAAAAATTTTACACCCCGAACGGCCGTGCCCAAATTCTCGCCAACGGCCCTAAAAACAAAACGGAACTCCCTTCTGACGATTATCCACTGATCCTCACCACTGGTCGGATCAGGGATCAATGGCACACCATGACCCGTACCGGAAAGGTGTCCAAATTAAACAAACATATCCCTACCCCCTTCTTGGAGATACACCCTGAAGACGCTGCGGAAAGGAACCTAAAGGATGGCGAAACGGTCTTGATTTCCGGCAAACGCGGTGAAGTCCGTGTACATGCCCAAATTACGGATAAAATCAAAAAAGGGGTGGTATTTTTGCCCATGCACTGGGGGAAAATACTGCAGAATGATTTTTCACGCACCAACAACCTCACAGGAAACGGCATTGATCCCGTATCCAAGCAGCCGGACTTTAAATTTTCGACTGTCCAGGTAGCCAAATATGTCAAGCCCCGGCAAAAGATCGTCATTGTGGGAGCAGGAGCAGCGGCCTACCGTTTTATCAATACCTACAGGGAATTCAATCAAAACGACGACATCCACGTTTTCTCCAAAGAAAAACACCCCTTCTACAACCGCGTGCTGTTACCGGACTATGTCAACCGTCATAAAGCATGGGAAGACTTACTGAAGTTTAAGAACCAAGGGGACATGGAAAAGCTGAACATCCAGCTTTACGTAGAAAACGGCATTGAATCCATTGACCGATCCAACAAAACCGTGACCGATGAAAAAGGGCGTGTCCACCACTATGACACCTTGATTCTCGCCACGGGAAGCCGGGCTTTTGTCCCACCGGACATGCCCATGCACCTCCCCGGCACCTTTACCATGAGAAGCCGATACGATGCTGACAAACTAAAGGAATACCTTAACTACGAAGGCAATGTGCTGATTGCAGGAGGAGGATTGCTCGGACTGGAACTAGCTGCCGCGCTGCGGGAAATCAATGTGGGCGTGACCATTGTCCAACTCGGTTCCAGGCTCATGGAGCGCCAACTGGACCCAATGGCCAGTTCATTATTGCGTGAGCGAATAGAAGAAATGGGCGTCAAACTCTACATGAACAACCAAATCGCCCACTTGGACAGCCATGAAGCCACCAAGGAAGTGGACGTCCGCCTGAAAAGTGGTCAGGAGATCCATTGCAACGCCGTGGTATTGGCCATTGGTACCCGTCCAAACATGGAACTGGCCAAATCTGCCGGGCTCACGTGCGGAAGGGGCATCAAAGTCAACGACTACCTGCAGACCAGTGATCCCTCGATCTTTGCCATGGGCGAAATAGCAGAGCACAAGGGCAAATTGAATGGCATCACCGCAGCAGCTGAAATGCAAGCAGACATTGCTGCGCGGTTCATCACCGGAGATTTGCTCAGCTTATACAAAGGCTCCATTCCGATGAATATCCTGAAATTTGCAGACTTGGACCTTTGCTCTATCGGCATTCCTGAAGTACCTGCAAATGGTGAAGGCTATGAAGAAATCCTCCTGATCGACACCGCTCAGACCTATTATAAAAAATGTATTGTACACCATGATCGATTAGTAGGTGCCATTCTGATGGGCGACAAATCCGAATTTGCAGAATTCAAAGGCCTGATAGAGGAAAAAACAGAGCTTTCCAAAAAGCGACAAGAACTCCTCCGCGGAAATGCTAACAAAGAGGAAATGATCGGCGAGATGGTTTGCTCCTGTGGGAATGTGGGCACGGGAAACATTTCCAAGGCCATCCAAAACGGATGTCATGAATTTAGGCAGCTTTGCCAACAAACCGGAGCCGGACTGGGCTGTGGAAGCTGTAAACCGGAAGTAAAGAGTATCCTGGAAACGGAACTCCCGGCATTGGTGAAAGCATAA
- a CDS encoding NarK family nitrate/nitrite MFS transporter: MKQAIKKATSIRLLDFKSRQMRAFHLSWFAFFLCFFGWFGIAPLMTVVRDELDLTKSQIGNIIIASVSITVIARLMIGWLVDRIGPRITYTYLLILGSIPVMLIGLSNSYESFLLFRLAIGVIGSSFVITQYHTSVMFAPNCVGTANATSAGWGNMGGGVTQMVMPLIFAFFVSLGYLDAQAWRYAMVVPGIAMILTGIAYYKWTTDFPEGNISDLSKADLEYKKKKKADGQGAFKAAISDHRVWALFLIYGACFGIELTINNIAAIYYHDFFQLDLKTAGLIAGLFGVMNLFARSVGGMFGDKAGIKWGLKGRVGFLGAVLLVEGLALTLFAQMTVLPLAIGTMILFSLFVQMAEGATFSVVPFINKKAIGTISGIVGAGGNAGAVMAGFLFKMEGISYGEALTVLGIAVTAISASSLLVRFSAEDEKAAKTEMDASLSEKELQPEYVKS, translated from the coding sequence ATGAAACAAGCAATAAAAAAAGCCACATCAATCCGATTGCTGGATTTTAAATCCCGGCAAATGCGGGCATTTCACCTATCATGGTTTGCCTTCTTTTTATGCTTCTTCGGTTGGTTCGGAATCGCTCCACTAATGACAGTGGTTCGGGATGAGCTTGACCTTACCAAATCACAAATTGGCAATATCATCATCGCTTCTGTATCGATTACGGTAATTGCCAGACTGATGATCGGTTGGCTCGTAGACAGGATCGGACCGAGGATCACGTACACTTATCTATTGATCTTGGGATCTATCCCGGTGATGCTGATCGGACTTAGCAACAGCTACGAATCCTTTCTGCTCTTTCGTTTGGCCATCGGGGTGATTGGATCCTCTTTTGTCATTACCCAGTACCATACTTCCGTGATGTTTGCCCCTAACTGTGTGGGCACCGCGAATGCTACATCTGCCGGATGGGGCAACATGGGCGGTGGGGTAACCCAAATGGTCATGCCGCTGATATTTGCCTTTTTTGTATCCTTGGGCTATCTTGATGCACAAGCATGGCGTTACGCCATGGTCGTACCTGGCATAGCCATGATCCTTACGGGCATTGCCTATTACAAATGGACTACTGATTTTCCAGAAGGCAACATCAGTGACCTGAGCAAAGCAGACCTGGAATACAAGAAAAAGAAAAAAGCTGACGGCCAGGGCGCCTTCAAGGCTGCCATCTCTGATCACCGGGTATGGGCGCTGTTCCTCATTTACGGAGCATGTTTCGGCATCGAGCTAACGATAAACAACATTGCAGCTATCTATTACCATGATTTCTTCCAATTGGACCTCAAAACAGCCGGGCTGATTGCAGGACTCTTCGGCGTCATGAACTTGTTTGCCCGATCTGTAGGCGGCATGTTCGGAGACAAAGCAGGCATCAAATGGGGATTAAAAGGCCGGGTAGGTTTTCTGGGAGCGGTGCTCTTGGTAGAAGGCTTGGCATTGACACTGTTTGCCCAGATGACGGTATTGCCACTGGCCATTGGAACCATGATCTTGTTCAGCCTTTTCGTCCAAATGGCAGAAGGGGCCACCTTTTCTGTCGTTCCTTTTATCAATAAAAAAGCCATTGGCACCATCTCAGGAATCGTAGGAGCCGGAGGAAACGCGGGAGCGGTCATGGCCGGATTCCTCTTCAAAATGGAAGGGATCTCCTATGGTGAAGCGTTGACCGTGTTGGGCATCGCCGTAACCGCCATCAGTGCCTCTTCGCTTTTGGTAAGGTTTTCCGCTGAAGATGAAAAAGCAGCCAAAACCGAAATGGATGCCTCGCTTTCCGAAAAAGAACTTCAGCCAGAATATGTAAAAAGCTAA
- a CDS encoding DUF2461 domain-containing protein — translation MNKDTLKFLTALTENNSKEWMDANRDWYQDTRKGFLVTVDSLLEELKKAAPGLDGLRPKDCVFRQNRDIRFSANKAPYKNNMGAYFSPGGKKSVGPGYYLHVQPGESFLAGGIWMPAAEELKKIRQEIDYAGAELQQIIEGPTFKSAFGEIHGERLKTSPRDYSADHPHIELLRLKSFVVTHPLSDEEVLSDKLVETCMQHFAKMTVFHAFLARAVDDAEGGEGII, via the coding sequence ATGAACAAGGATACCTTAAAATTTTTGACAGCACTAACTGAAAACAACAGTAAGGAATGGATGGATGCCAACAGGGATTGGTATCAGGATACTCGAAAGGGATTTTTAGTAACGGTGGATAGTTTGTTGGAGGAATTGAAGAAGGCAGCACCAGGGTTGGATGGCCTCAGGCCAAAGGATTGTGTTTTTAGACAAAACCGTGATATCCGTTTCAGTGCCAACAAGGCTCCCTATAAAAATAATATGGGGGCGTATTTTTCTCCTGGGGGCAAGAAGTCCGTTGGCCCGGGGTATTACTTGCATGTACAGCCGGGGGAGAGTTTTTTAGCCGGTGGCATATGGATGCCTGCTGCTGAGGAATTGAAAAAAATAAGACAAGAGATTGATTACGCAGGGGCAGAATTGCAGCAGATTATCGAGGGCCCAACTTTTAAGTCTGCTTTTGGTGAGATTCATGGAGAACGGTTGAAAACGTCTCCTCGGGATTATAGTGCGGACCATCCGCATATCGAACTGTTGCGTTTGAAGAGTTTTGTCGTGACACACCCTTTGTCTGATGAAGAGGTGTTATCGGATAAGTTGGTGGAGACCTGTATGCAGCATTTTGCTAAAATGACGGTATTTCATGCGTTTTTGGCCAGGGCAGTCGATGACGCAGAAGGCGGTGAAGGGATTATTTAG
- a CDS encoding Cof-type HAD-IIB family hydrolase gives MQFKALCTDIDGTLLDKNRQISDRTLAAIAQLPADFPIILASSRMPSAMRHLQASMDRLQNPMICYNGGYIIHFNGHEEEFELLDTVKIPLDICHHIQGLAEGTAIHVSVYHEDEWYAPQDDFWTQREITSTKVTPVIKPWQQVMPDWEARNAGAHKVMCMGPAEEIDRLFKALEDQKNEALHLYRSKDTYIEIAPKAISKASALEQLLEKKYGISLSEVIAFGDNYNDIEMLQAVGYGVAVGNAREEVKAVADEVTATNKEDGVAIMIEKHLL, from the coding sequence ATGCAATTCAAAGCGCTTTGTACCGACATTGACGGTACATTACTGGACAAGAACCGTCAAATTTCCGATCGAACACTTGCGGCCATTGCGCAGCTTCCTGCTGACTTCCCGATCATTTTGGCATCTTCCAGGATGCCAAGTGCCATGCGGCATCTCCAGGCCTCCATGGACAGGCTTCAAAACCCCATGATATGCTATAACGGTGGATACATCATCCATTTCAATGGCCACGAGGAGGAATTTGAATTGCTGGATACGGTAAAGATCCCACTGGACATCTGCCATCACATCCAAGGACTTGCCGAAGGAACAGCAATCCATGTCAGTGTTTACCATGAGGACGAATGGTATGCCCCCCAAGATGATTTTTGGACCCAACGGGAAATCACCAGCACCAAGGTAACACCGGTCATCAAGCCTTGGCAACAGGTGATGCCGGACTGGGAGGCAAGAAATGCAGGAGCCCACAAAGTCATGTGTATGGGGCCAGCGGAGGAAATAGATCGGCTCTTCAAGGCATTGGAGGACCAAAAAAATGAAGCCCTACACCTTTACCGCTCCAAGGATACCTATATTGAAATTGCCCCAAAGGCCATTTCCAAGGCCAGTGCCTTAGAACAACTATTGGAAAAAAAATATGGGATTTCCCTTTCGGAGGTAATAGCTTTTGGTGACAACTATAATGACATAGAAATGCTACAGGCCGTAGGCTACGGCGTGGCTGTCGGCAATGCCCGTGAGGAAGTAAAAGCCGTTGCAGATGAAGTCACTGCGACCAATAAAGAAGATGGTGTCGCGATAATGATCGAAAAACACTTGCTTTGA
- a CDS encoding PorP/SprF family type IX secretion system membrane protein codes for MMKKLTIVWLLMITALGSTKAQDFQYSQFYAAPLYLNPAMAGATELTRVGANYRKQWPGLSNDFTAYAAYIDHYSYDLNSGFGLAVNSFRESNMNINTSDISLFYSYNLQLADTWHLRFGGQAAIVRRSAVLDNLVFGDQIDVFSQTIAPNTLDQIPAFDPYSYLDISFGTLVNNDFFFLGIAGHHVNQPRLSFFPDNSQNTLPLKVGIHGGYNIPLGSNYQWGSPFDNQVTLLASYKQQGPFKQLDIGTQLLYGKVIGGLSYRGIPSTQYSPNHDAIIALLGIKLDAGFVIGYSYDYQLSPIGSQTKGAHEVSFRYLFLWGNPKDRNRKSRINDCFYYMM; via the coding sequence ATGATGAAAAAGTTAACGATAGTTTGGCTACTGATGATAACGGCTTTGGGGAGCACCAAAGCCCAGGATTTCCAGTATTCCCAATTCTATGCAGCTCCGCTCTACCTAAACCCAGCTATGGCAGGGGCCACGGAACTGACCCGCGTGGGAGCCAACTACCGCAAGCAATGGCCAGGATTATCCAATGACTTTACCGCTTATGCAGCTTATATCGACCATTACAGTTATGATCTGAATAGCGGCTTTGGCTTAGCAGTCAACAGTTTTCGTGAATCCAACATGAACATAAACACCAGCGATATTTCCCTCTTTTATTCCTATAACCTACAACTGGCAGACACTTGGCACCTACGGTTTGGCGGCCAAGCAGCCATCGTACGGAGAAGTGCAGTGTTGGACAACCTCGTTTTTGGCGACCAGATAGATGTGTTTTCACAGACCATCGCCCCAAACACTTTAGACCAAATCCCAGCATTTGACCCCTACAGTTACCTGGACATTTCTTTTGGAACTTTGGTCAATAATGACTTTTTCTTCTTGGGCATCGCTGGCCACCATGTCAATCAACCACGGCTGAGTTTCTTTCCGGACAATAGCCAAAACACCTTACCCTTAAAAGTAGGGATACATGGCGGCTACAACATCCCTCTGGGCTCCAATTACCAATGGGGATCGCCGTTTGACAACCAAGTGACACTGCTGGCCAGTTATAAGCAGCAAGGACCATTTAAGCAACTCGATATAGGGACACAGCTGCTCTATGGAAAGGTGATCGGCGGGCTCAGCTATCGCGGCATTCCCAGCACCCAATACAGCCCAAACCACGACGCGATCATAGCATTACTGGGAATCAAACTGGATGCTGGATTTGTCATTGGCTACAGCTATGATTATCAGTTATCGCCTATTGGCAGCCAAACCAAAGGGGCCCATGAAGTCTCCTTTCGCTACCTGTTTCTTTGGGGAAACCCCAAGGACCGCAACCGCAAATCTCGCATCAACGATTGTTTTTATTATATGATGTAG